In a single window of the Mesoplodon densirostris isolate mMesDen1 chromosome 18, mMesDen1 primary haplotype, whole genome shotgun sequence genome:
- the UBALD2 gene encoding UBA-like domain-containing protein 2 isoform X2: protein MSVNMDELRHQVMINQFVLAAGCAADQAKQLLQAAHWQFETALSTFFQETNIPNSHHHHQMMCTPSNTPATPPNFPDALAMFSKLRASEGLQNSNSPMTAVACSPPASFSPFWASSPPSHQAAWIPPSSPTAHSFHHLHHPQPTWPPGAQQGGTQQKAVAAMDGQR, encoded by the exons ATGTCGGTGAACATGGATGAGTTGCGGCACCAGGTCATGATCAACCAGTTCGTGCTGGCCGCAGGCTGCGCGGCCGACCAGGCGAAGCAGCTACTGCAGGCGGCCCACTGGCAGTTCGAG ACCGCCCTGAGCACGTTTTTCCAAGAAACCAACATTCCCAacagccaccaccaccaccagatg ATGTGCACCCCGAGCAACACACCTGCCACACCGCCCAACTTCCCCGACGCGCTGGCCATGTTCTCCAAGCTTCGCGCCTCCGAGGGCCTGCAGAACAGCAACAGCCCCATGACCGCGGTGGCCTGCTCCCCCCCGGCAAGCTTCAGCCCCTTCTGGGCCTCGTCCCCACCCAGCCACCAGGCCGCCTGgatcccaccctcctcccccacgGCCCACAGCTTCCACCATCTCCACCACCCGCAGCCCACGTGGCCGCCCGGAGCACAGCAGGGGGGCACCCAGCAGAAAGCCGTGGCTGCGATGGATGGCCAGAGATGA
- the UBALD2 gene encoding UBA-like domain-containing protein 2 isoform X1: MSVNMDELRHQVMINQFVLAAGCAADQAKQLLQAAHWQFETALSTFFQETNIPNSHHHHQMQMCTPSNTPATPPNFPDALAMFSKLRASEGLQNSNSPMTAVACSPPASFSPFWASSPPSHQAAWIPPSSPTAHSFHHLHHPQPTWPPGAQQGGTQQKAVAAMDGQR, encoded by the exons ATGTCGGTGAACATGGATGAGTTGCGGCACCAGGTCATGATCAACCAGTTCGTGCTGGCCGCAGGCTGCGCGGCCGACCAGGCGAAGCAGCTACTGCAGGCGGCCCACTGGCAGTTCGAG ACCGCCCTGAGCACGTTTTTCCAAGAAACCAACATTCCCAacagccaccaccaccaccagatg CAGATGTGCACCCCGAGCAACACACCTGCCACACCGCCCAACTTCCCCGACGCGCTGGCCATGTTCTCCAAGCTTCGCGCCTCCGAGGGCCTGCAGAACAGCAACAGCCCCATGACCGCGGTGGCCTGCTCCCCCCCGGCAAGCTTCAGCCCCTTCTGGGCCTCGTCCCCACCCAGCCACCAGGCCGCCTGgatcccaccctcctcccccacgGCCCACAGCTTCCACCATCTCCACCACCCGCAGCCCACGTGGCCGCCCGGAGCACAGCAGGGGGGCACCCAGCAGAAAGCCGTGGCTGCGATGGATGGCCAGAGATGA